A section of the Telopea speciosissima isolate NSW1024214 ecotype Mountain lineage chromosome 3, Tspe_v1, whole genome shotgun sequence genome encodes:
- the LOC122656522 gene encoding RNA pseudouridine synthase 7-like, producing MKRKREEADTEIVWQTPANPPERHDYIFRNGRRHVKPYYFEFICHVKKRWAGKTIVDLFAEEFKGRPYDYYVSAVNSGRIQVDGQIVSVSYIVQPSQKISHFLHRHEPPAMAWDVSILLKEPDVLTVCKPASVPVHPCGQYRKNTVVGILQAEHGLSPLFPVHRLDRLVSGLLILARTAAKADVFRQQIEAGMVHKQYIAKVIGLFPEEEQVVNVNVNYNAREGRSSVEEGDSYGETALKGKVACTKFTRISTNGTHSIVLCEPITGRTHQIRVHLQYTGHPIANDVLYLSNIVADRSSQGKTAGRAAAVNSDHSPVSNFSCNADSDEYEENSCEDFSIDPMCTNCPNLAPKGYDEHEEGLWLHCVKYSGPGWIYECPYPDWASLS from the exons atgaagaggaagagagaggaggcAGATACGGAAATTGTATGGCAAACCCCTGCAAACCCTCCGGAGCGCCACGATTACATCTTCCGCAACG GGAGGCGCCACGTCAAGCCCTACTACTTCGAGTTCATCTGTCAT GTTAAGAAACGATGGGCCGGGAAAACCATTGTGGATCTGTTCGCTGAAGAGTTCAAAGGAAGGCCCTACGATTATTAT GTCAGTGCTGTAAACTCTGGGAGGATCCAAGTTGATGGACAAATTGTGTCAGTTTCATACATAGTTCAACCATCGCAGAAGATAAGCCACTTCTTGCACAG GCATGAACCACCAGCGATGGCCTGGGATGTCTCAATTTTGCTGAAAGAACCTGATGTTTTGACTGTGTGTAAGCCTGCATCTGTTCCG GTGCATCCGTGTGGTCAGTATCGTAAGAACACAGTTGTTGGCATCCTTCAGGCAGAACATGGATTGTCTCCTTTGTTTC CTGTGCATCGATTAGATCGCCTGGTCTCTGGACTGCTTATCTTAGCAAGAACTGCAGCTAAAGCAGATGTATTTAGGCAACAG ATTGAGGCTGGGATGGTGCATAAACAGTATATTGCAAAGGTTATTGGGTTATTCCCAGAGGAAGAG CAAGTGGTCAATGTCAATGTCAATTATAATGCCAGAGAAGGGAGGAGCTCAGTTGAG GAGGGAGACAGTTATGGTGAGACAGCCTTGAAGGGAAAGGTTGCATGTACAAAGTTTACAAGGATTAGTACTAATGGAACTCATAGTATTGTTTTATGTGAACCAATCACTGGCCGAACTCACCAG ATTCGTGTCCACTTGCAATATACAGGCCACCCCATAGCCAATGATGTGCTTTACCTCTCTAACATCGTTGCGGATCGTTCTAGTCAAGGAAAAACAGCTGGTAGAGCTGCGGCAGTTAACTCAGACCATTCTCCAGTATCTAATTTTTCTTGTAATGCTGATTCTGATGAATATGAAGAAAACTCCTGTGAGGACTTCAGCATTGATCCTATGTGTACTAATTGTCCCAATTTGGCTCCTAAAGG